In Kitasatospora sp. NBC_00240, the following are encoded in one genomic region:
- a CDS encoding acyl-CoA thioesterase II encodes MIEPTEQQTQATGGIGPFAALLQIEELDKNLFRGWCHAGAPMRAFGGQVAAQALTAAGRTIDHGRAVHSLHSYFLRPGDPTRPIDYEVDRVRDGLSYATRRVTALQSGQAIFTLSASFKHPEQAESRQRTMPAVPAPEDLPDPFLLWEQADPEDYARADGFRTLQMRFIPPDAPGLPPAVPGVPQQFVWLRAGTPLPPDDQLLQVCALTYLSDLTLASTATLHLQPHRFQRTEPPEVILASLDHAMWFHRPFRADEWLLFAQRSPSASDGRGLSHGEFYNREGMLVASAVQEALVRDRRGLR; translated from the coding sequence GTGATCGAGCCCACTGAGCAGCAGACGCAGGCAACCGGCGGCATCGGACCGTTCGCCGCACTGCTGCAGATCGAAGAGCTGGACAAGAACCTGTTCCGCGGCTGGTGCCACGCCGGGGCGCCGATGCGCGCCTTCGGCGGCCAGGTCGCCGCGCAGGCGCTCACCGCCGCCGGGCGGACCATCGACCACGGGCGGGCGGTGCACTCCCTGCACAGCTACTTCCTGCGGCCGGGCGACCCGACCCGGCCGATCGACTACGAGGTGGACCGGGTCCGCGACGGACTCTCGTACGCCACCCGGCGGGTGACGGCCCTGCAGAGCGGCCAGGCGATCTTCACGCTCTCGGCCTCCTTCAAGCACCCCGAGCAGGCCGAGAGCCGCCAGCGCACCATGCCGGCAGTACCCGCGCCCGAGGACCTGCCGGACCCCTTCCTGCTCTGGGAGCAGGCCGATCCGGAGGACTACGCCCGGGCGGACGGGTTCCGCACCCTGCAGATGCGGTTCATCCCGCCGGACGCGCCCGGGCTGCCGCCCGCCGTCCCGGGCGTGCCGCAGCAGTTCGTCTGGCTCCGGGCCGGCACCCCGCTGCCGCCCGACGACCAGCTGCTACAGGTGTGCGCGCTCACCTACCTGTCGGACCTCACGCTGGCCTCGACCGCCACCCTGCACCTGCAGCCGCACCGGTTCCAGCGCACCGAACCGCCCGAGGTGATCCTCGCCTCGCTGGACCACGCGATGTGGTTCCACCGGCCGTTCCGGGCCGACGAGTGGCTGCTGTTCGCCCAGCGCAGCCCCTCGGCCTCCGACGGGCGCGGCCTCTCCCACGGCGAGTTCTACAACCGGGAGGGGATGCTGGTCGCCTCGGCCGTCCAGGAGGCCCTGGTCCGCGACCGCCGCGGCCTGCGGTAG
- a CDS encoding TetR/AcrR family transcriptional regulator: MTKVDLSPRPVEAMSPRQLERRESLIAAALALVNEIGVERLQMKQVCERSGVALGTAYRYFSSKDHLLAAAIAEWHRLLLADLVAELRGPRGGLGTTDRVVRFVRHGMRAYQRQPQLARLRVAVAASTDPFASEALQGMARADNAALQAVMAEVPTAASDLVRHIVGHAWQGELTAWVTGRTTLGDARRRLEDVVRLVLTPYDTP, from the coding sequence GTGACCAAGGTTGACCTGTCACCACGGCCGGTGGAGGCGATGTCTCCACGCCAACTCGAACGCCGCGAGAGCCTGATCGCCGCTGCGCTCGCCCTCGTGAACGAGATCGGCGTCGAACGGTTGCAGATGAAGCAGGTCTGCGAGCGGTCCGGAGTCGCCCTCGGCACGGCGTACCGCTACTTCTCCTCCAAGGACCACCTGCTGGCCGCCGCCATCGCCGAGTGGCACCGGCTGCTGCTGGCCGACCTGGTGGCGGAGCTGCGCGGGCCGCGCGGCGGGCTGGGGACGACGGACCGGGTGGTGCGCTTCGTCCGGCACGGCATGCGCGCCTACCAGCGCCAACCGCAGCTGGCCCGGCTGCGGGTGGCCGTCGCGGCGTCCACCGATCCGTTCGCCAGCGAGGCCCTGCAGGGCATGGCGCGGGCCGACAACGCCGCCCTGCAGGCGGTGATGGCGGAGGTGCCGACGGCGGCGAGCGACCTCGTCCGGCACATCGTGGGCCACGCCTGGCAGGGCGAGCTGACGGCCTGGGTGACCGGCCGGACGACCCTGGGGGACGCCCGGCGCCGGTTGGAGGACGTGGTGCGGCTGGTGCTCACCCCGTACGACACGCCGTGA